The Amblyomma americanum isolate KBUSLIRL-KWMA chromosome 3, ASM5285725v1, whole genome shotgun sequence genome window below encodes:
- the LOC144124627 gene encoding uncharacterized protein LOC144124627, which yields MANLGYHWTWQQLRNCWKNLKKRFTAERLEQERSGAAPSAWKWYDHMSALLSHRPMMQAREYGVDSQDVPPDYGDNSQLDISDADTRTEEDNADILQEQSERKLGQFLSTRWHLIARLQNKIGSLGPCSHFDFSWY from the exons atggccaatctcggctaccactggacgtggcagcagttgcggaactgctggaagaatttgaagaagcgattcacggcc gaacggttggagcaagagagaagtggagctgcaccgtcggcttggaagtggtatgaccacaTGAGCGCGCTTCTCAGCCACAGGCCGATGATGCAGGCTCGCGAGTACGGCGTGGATTCGCAAGATGTCCCACCAGACTACGGCGACAACTCGCAGCTAG aTATCAGCGATGCTGACACCAGGACCGAGGAGGACAACGCTGATATCCTTCAGGAACAAAGTGAACGTAAGCTTGGGCAATTTTTAAGCACTAGATGGCATTTAATAGCTCGGCTGCAGAACAAAATTGGTTCCCTGGGCCCATGTTCACACTTTGATTTCTCGTGGTATTGA